Within Cololabis saira isolate AMF1-May2022 chromosome 14, fColSai1.1, whole genome shotgun sequence, the genomic segment AGAAAGCAACATAAAGGGATTTTAACATTTACCTTGAAATATCTCATAAACACATATGGACTTTATTTTTGGCACCGCTAACAGAAATTACAACAGGATCTGGGGGGCAGCTGCTGTAATCACTGTGCTTTGGTGAAGTTCAGAGTGAGAATGGTATTTTATGATTGTTGCGTCTCGTTCTACTTAATTATTTCTAAATAAGCTGAAAGCACAAGCCTTCACATGTAAACTTTAAAAGCAGCGAGGGTTACTGGACGAGCAGACGGGAGGTCAGCATCTACCCTCGTATCAAACTCCGGGGTTGATGGGAAACGTTGGCGCATCCCTTTGCATCGCAGCCCCGACCAAGCCCTGCGTCCTCCACGCTCTCTACGCTCAAATGAGACTTATTGCAAAAGACTTCATAATAAAGCTCCTAAACGTAAACGCAAGCCAGGCTTTGCTACGTTTACAACATCAGTTTCCAGCGATTCCCGTAAAAACAATGTTCTTTGTGAGGCGTTAAACACGAAATATCCAGCTATTACAATAACGAAGCGGAACCACGCTCAGCCGGCGCCACGGCGGCGCCTGGTCACCAACTTTTTGATTGGAGAGACTTTcagattttgttttctttcttgacTTTAAACTAATTTCCCAACATTAAAAGTCTGCAAGCAAACATAACTTATAATTCATAGGAATGTGACTTCATAACACAAAATCACAATAAATATATAGATTTTTATATCTGATAAAAGATGAAGCAACATCCTAAAAACAATTCATGAGCAGTGATGAATGCACAGTATGGCCCGACGGAGACGTCTCTTTAACTTATGTTTAAAATCACATTTgcataataaaaagaaagaggatGACGATATCTTGATTTTACAGTGTAATTCAACTGGGATGATTGCATTTGgcgaaaagagaaaataaatagcACATTTCATTAGTTTCACGTAATAATAAATTATCTTTTTACAATAAAGAATTTTACAACTtaccattaaaaaagaaaaaacagttcAAAGTGTGCAACCGGTAATATCACCTCGTCATTTCACCTCATTAAGTAGTTTAAGAGCATTTCCACCACCAAAGTTTCATCGTAGTGTTTCCTTTCTTCTCACTAAGCAGCACTTTTTTCTTCTCAAAGAAAATAGATTTCATCATCTTGTTTCAGGTTGGGTCCTGAAGGTGCGTGAGGTTCATCCTCCCTTTGTAGGGGTAAGAGTTACTGCCCTCCCCGGGCGTTCAGCTCCTCACATCTGGTGGCTGCATTGACAGCGATGACGGACTCGAGAGGGGATCAGTTATCCACCGAGCTCGATCCACCGTTGCTGGCGGGAGCTTTGGCTTTCGACTTACCGGAGGAGCGGAAGGAGAAGCGCTTGATGAGCCGCCGGGAGAAGCTGCCGGACTTCTTGCGGCTGCTGGACGCAGCTTCTGCGGCAAAGTTGCTGTCCATGTTGGAGATGTTTTCGTGGGACTGGCTGAGGCAGGGCTCCTTCTCTCGATGTCTGCGGCGGAACAGCAGCTTTGTGCCGCTCTGCAGGAAGCTCACTGCAGGAAACAAGACGGTACACAGTCAGGAGAGAGGTCATCCATCCCTGGATTTGAACATGCTGCCATACGTTTCTTctcccaagctgttgctctgatgaactctaaACACtgatagggcctgatttactaaaggtttgcgtgcgtaaaaacgtgtgcaaacttgacatcacccgcaaaccaaagtgcaagctgatctactaacagcgtgcaaagaggactgcgcctctcaaatgagcaaaatagcacacgctgttcatttagtaaagaaagcgctaaatactgggaggggaaaatgcaaataggttcatttaccacacacAATGAGATTTACGAAGcccgaaagtaattgcggggattgtgattgcgtctgtatttaatacgttcgaaaggaaggtgctaatctgcccagcattacgcaccgatggctgctgttattgtggtgttgtgccgtattcagcacccctgccgtgaaaagcaccccctcatatacactcacacaaacacatacttaggagtttatattatatatatttaaaaatattatggaagacaacacagtaagcaggctattaattaatgacatcaataaccatttacccgatttttgttatctgtgactgtgattgtgggaaagtatgactattgtggaatccatgagcgcatttaaacatgaatcattaacacaaaactggacgctaaacagaacgtgacacggaatgagaatataatttttgtcattgtgtgtacgttgtcatttgGAGTAAATTGaacatgagcatttagtcctttttgacatttactcgtgaataagagatctgtgggtatatgtcgacgagggggtgcttttcacggcaggggtgctgaatacggcacaacacttttggtaatgtttaaatttctttgctgtagttcatgaatgtgtttatttgcctcttccactaatatttttaactccaccgcgtcaaatttcattttgcgcttgcaactatcctgctttccatccagactctccatggcgcaaacagacacgcaacacctcatttaaatactgaggtttgcacccgttatcaattgcgcacgcattcttagttgatcacccgcaaaacacacaacaacagcacgtgcaaactttttcagtgcacacgcaatttagtaccgtactctttatttaggatcttagtaaatcaggcccatagagTCTCAaagtaatcaaccactgtgcaacaattacacaaaattgcactaaacaaacaacaaaacagttaaaaacaaacgagAAATATAGATCCCAAACAAAATCAGCAGTCAAAGCATCTACAGCCAGTTGTACTTGCTTCCAAGTCTTTCAGAACAACCTTAAAAGCATCAAGTGACACCAGATTATTCAATTTTAAGATTTTCTCCAACTCATTCCAAGCAGAGGGGGCAGCAGAGCTGAAAGCCCTACTACCTTGTCCAGTGCGGACCCTTGGTACAGTCAATAAAAATAAGTCCTGTGACCAAAGATTCTGACTCCCAGTGCTTTTATGAGAGAGATACCTCCCCAAATAAGCTGGAAGCAGGCCAAGAATGGCCTTATAAACAAAGACATGCCACTGATAAAGTCTACGGGAGGCCAGAGCAGACCGTCTGACCCGGGTATACAAAGAACAGTGGTGAGTAAGAGATCTAATATTTGTGATAAATCTCAGTgctccaataataataataaccaccatcatgctgtaacaatgcacctttcaataaccatgtctacctcatactgttgcacctttcactttttttaattgtatatgttaataagagccatttgtctattactgtttgcTGCTATTAAATCTGGGTTTagtgagcgaaataactggCATCAAATTCCCTGCCTGGcgtgttcaaacttggccaataaagctgattctgattctgttacggccaccagggggcggtACTGGCACAGTCATTACCTCATGACATTCACAGTTAAAACAAAGCAATGAGATGGCAAAATGACATCCAAGTGGACAAAATCAGTTTGCAAATGCAACATCTGATGGCAGCTGAAGCTCCACCTCCGACCGCAGCAGCCAGGAAGCTGCGAGCATCACATCACCTTTATGATCCTTGAGGCTGCGGGTTTCCAAGGCACCGGCGGAGCCGGTATCTGAGTCCACGTCGTCCACGGAGGGGCGCTCCGACACGTCGGAGGGTGTGGTCTCATCGGGGTCCTGGGGGTGCCCTGCCCTGCAGTGGTTGCCGTGCATGGCCGCGTCCATGGCGGCCGCGTAGCCGCTTGAGATCGCACAGTCGTCCTCTGCGAGGGGAACCTGGGGAGAATCAAAGCGAGGCGGTCGGTTTGGCTTCAAAGTGACATGACTTGAGGTTTCAAAGGAATTTTACATCAAGTAAACTGACTTCCCTGAATAGGCTCCTACAGAATCAGGTCAGAAGACTCTCTAAAGGCTGTGACTGAACTAAATTTAGATCCTTTTCATGTCACTGTGTGTTTTGCAGCCCTAGTAGTGCTTAAAGGCTCTCTGCTGATAGATATTTGCCGTTGAGAGACTATTTTACAAAAGAGATAAGACCAAGCAAATCTACAAATGAGGTGATTGGAGTTATTATGAAATAACAGAAAGGGTCTCGGtctatttctgcttttaatcaGGCTTTGACTGAGAGCAGGAGACAATCAACGCTTTATATAAAAGCAAAATGGGAAGCAGAGCTAAAAATTACAAATACAAGAAGAGCAGTGGTATCATATGTGTGAGACGCAATGCTGGAAAAACCTTACTTACATCATAACACCAAAGATAAAATTCAAGCAACTAGCTAGACAACAGGGCTGTTGGAGACTGTGTGGGAGTGTGGAGGCAGATCATACACACATCTTCTGGAAATGTACGAAGATGAGTTTGTATTGGCAAAATGTTAACTCAGTCCCTAAAAATGTTATGGCGTATGAAAAACCAAACACTTGTCCAGTGATGTATCTTGTTACAAAGTTATAATGAAAAAagttataatgaaaaaagacTTGCAGCAAGCAAGAAAGCCATAACAAGGAACTAGCTCAATGTGAAGGCTCCAAGGCAGGAGCAGTGGTTGGACATGTCAAGGAAATCCATGCCATGGAAAAAATGACATTCATACTGAGAATGAAAGAGAACGTATCTGACGAAAATTGGGAAAAATGAAACGCTTATGAGATAACATAACACAGACTGAACGGATGCTACATGGAACAGTGAACTGAACAGTTTCATCTCCAGACTGTCTTAGTGTTATTATTCTTACATGTCATTTGTTTTCAGTATAGTTTTTGTCTATAAATATGTGAAAACTCAATAAAAATGTAAGTTACACAAAAAAAGGCTCTCTGATGGAGTGGGGAAAggaaataccgtattttctggactataagtcgtgttttttttcatagtttggccgTGGGTGCGACTTATACTCTGGAGAGacttatgtgtgaaattattaacacattattaccggTATATCATTTCACGtgttattttcacactaaaccACAAGAGGACGAACTGCAACTGATGATGAGTCTGACGTTAGCGACGTAGAAGAGGAAGCGCCGCATCTTCTACCTCCGGAGTTAGCagagttgtttaaaagtgacacaGACGATGAAGATTTCAAtggattttagttatttggagAGACACGGATAGTTTGGTAACTTCTTaggattttatttatgttatagttatctgaataactcttaatatgttatgttaacataccaggCACGTTCTCAGTCGTGTCATGTAACGTAACCATAccgtacaattattcagcctgttgttgcctctattttatttttattttaaattgccttttcaagatgacatgtctgttcttggtgttggatcttataaaataaatttaccccaaaaatgcgacttatatatgttttttccttcttaattatgcattttatggctggtgcgacttatagtccggagcgacttaggccccgtttccacgtagcaaaaaacgGTGGTCTTTTcctgcgttttggccgttcgtttacacgaaaacgaagctcaaagtcaccaaaaacgaccatttctgaaaactctggccaaagtggagatttgcaaaaactccgtcttcacgtttgcttttaaacagagggaaacggacatttaggcttcagaacgtcacattatgcgatagaaacgtcaccagcgtcatgtgtgcgacctgtgtttacaatttgtttggccactgtagttacttgtgtcatttgttgatgtttttttccaggattccaattggctagcatgactttacgcttctcgttacactgccccctgtaggtttggctgctcttagcaccttaacagcgtatttatgtgggctcgtgtaaatgaagacattttgaaaacgatctgatgtaaatgatggtatttttcaaaatgtagagagggaaatatcagtttctgTAAAATatccggctatgtgtaaacgtggccttatagttcagaaaatacggtatagaggggtttgcattgacgtcacttccccacaggaccacgcccccttactcacacttagtggcaaaacatcagcaaaaatggctgcaacttgtggagaagacgggataacagcagattatgggcttaaattaaaggcagttggacttgacagtgacccgtacagttacctgaagaaccagtggtccatggacattaatatttagccacaaatccagtttcctgatatttatatgtacttaatttctatgcctgggaaatacacgaagcaaagcttgaaggcatacaaaagttttgacacttggtcctacttcaaggcaggatttgttggcgaaattaaagtgatgaggacaccgaactttatgatttgaccgtttaacgttagctacccaaaaatccaacattacttgacacaaaatgggaaccgcaaatctaCGTTTctgtgcctggaatccagttgtttctgtgaattgcagcgatccatttgtctctcttaagcttattttttggcagtctgtaaaacgataactccgatttcttgctaaatctatgagtacagtcgatcgcacaacagctctttcccattttagatgttttcaagttgctcaaactgaaagtttactctGCCAcccagtctttctgccactcagtctttctgccactcagtgggcgtaacccgccatgaagttgcatctgtgacatcatgcgTATTCCCTATAATCATTTCTGTGGGGCGGGGCTACACAGGTACGGCTCCTCCTCTCACCTTGGCCACGCCGGAGATGATCAGCGTGCTCCTCTTCGTGGGCGTCTTGCGCGCTGCCTTGGACGCGGACTCGGTCAGCTGCCGGATGGCCGTCTCTGCAACAGGATCCAGGCCATTAGAGAGGCGACTGCTTTCTGAGCAACGAGAGACACGAATGTCAAGATCAGCGCGTCTGACCGAACTCCCAATCACAAACACACGCAGCACATCCACTGAACTGGCGATTATAGTGATGCACGTCCTGCGTTTGTCCTTTTTAAAGGTTTCTGACGAGGAGTGGCAGCCAGAGTACGATCTggacaacaaaaacaaatcctTCCTGGATCTCGTTACTAATCCCACTTCAGCCACATTTATGTAAAACGGCGTGTGGCCTTGTCTGCTACTCACTGCTCGGGTTGGGGCTCCCTCTCCCGTCCGACGGGGCGGCGGACGTCttctccagcagctccaccttgGACGGGGAGCGTAGCGGCGAATCCCCTGAAAGACATGGCAGCCGTCTCAAGTCCTCGCTCAGACGACGCCGGCGTTCGTCTCCCGCCGCGGCCCGGGACTCACCTGGGCTGCGGTCGAGCTTCAGCCGAGACTGGACGGTCGTGACCGTGGTGACGATGGTTCCATCCGGCATCACGGTCCGGTCCACGTCCACCTTCTTGCTGGGGGTGAGAGAGGAGCGGAGCGGCAGAGCATTGTGGGGGCCGCGAGGCTCCTCGGTTTCTGTGAAGTGCAGCTGAAGAAGGGAAAGCAGCAATAAGAACTGTCGccctggaaaaaaaactaagcTACTTTTACATTTAGTGAAGCAAAAAAACGATGAAAGGTGGAGGAAACTTCATGAAACAGAGCGCAGGACCCCCTTAGGTGACTGCTCATGATGTTAGAAGAGTACAACATCAAATTATGCCACATTTGCAGGTTGATGCACAGAAAAAGTAAGAAAGtaagtaaaatgtatttatatagtaGCACCTTTCACAAGGTGattcacaaaaataaaacaataatacgaataaaacactaaaaataaaacatagaaatacaataaaaacaggACAATACAGATAGAGAactcctagaataaaagtacattaAATCAACATCCTAAAGGTCCTAAAACAACTGTCCCACTACTGATGTTTAAAATCTCGGAGAAACAGGAGGGTTTTAAGTTTGTTCTTAAAAGCATCGATGtccagtagggctgttcgattaatcaattttaaatcgtaatcgcgattatgtaattagaacgatgttaaaacgtgaaaatcgttttgttttttttttgtttttttaaccttgtctgcacacatattaatgattgataccatattaatgattgatggaaatacctctcaatacctgcgacaagtgccccatcggagaggctctttagtgtaggagggggcgttgtaacatgccaccgggcatcccttaagccagatgcggtagaccggctcgtgttccttgcaaaaaacttgcaaatgtgaatagcaaatgtaatgactgacattacacacctctacctccttcatgggttgattattatttagcatgcaaagacccagtttagtttaattagaaaatgtcttgttttatttaattggaaatataacttactgtatgtttgcaagtgctgatttgctgattttttttcagagataaaactttatattttatttttttttaaactttttttcaacttattttgagttttgcactttattcattcatttttggtttaataagagcaaagtttgcacttaaagcccaatggggcaaatgttcaataaaaaaacagcatatttgaaatcatttctttgccttttgtcaattcacaaaataatcgtaatcgtaatcaaaaatcggattttgagagaaaaaaatcgagattttatttttgggcaaaatcgaacagccctaatgtcCAGAGAACGTAGAGACAGCAGAAGATCGGCCCAGAGCCTCGGTGTGTTCTCCTCGCGTCTTAAAGTGGGTAGGAGGAACCGAGAGCAggctctggtcacatgacctcagCCTCCGAGATGGAGTGTAGGGCGTAGTAGGTCCTGGATGTAGGAGGGGCCGGACCATGCAGAGCTCTGAATGTCAGCACCAGGATTTTAAAGGTAAAACCAAAAGGGACGGGGAGCCAGTGAAGCTGTGAGGCTTCTATCAGAGCAAGTCAGTTAGTTAGACCGTCGTGAGACAGGTTAGTTTTAACCTACTGATGATGAAAAGACCACGAGGAATtgtaaatgaaatatatattaTGGAAAGAATAACCTTCTCCTTGAACCTGGATATGGATCCATGTACTACTTACTGGTGTCAGTGGTCATCTGGGTGAGGAAGAGGGTGTGGAGGTGTGTGTACATCTTTGTGAGAATATGGAGGTAGATGTTTATGAAGATTAACAGTTGTACAGGTTCTTCACATCCCTCTGTGTCGGTATAAATGTACGTGTAATTGATAGCCTGGGATTTATGTTTGTGACTTTTGATGGGGATGCACTTCCAATGTTTGCCATGTGGCTTTCTTTTTGCtgttgacagaggtgtcaagtaacaaagtacaaatacttcgttaccttacttgagtagaaattttggtcaTCTATACtttactggagtaattatttttcagacgactttttacttttactccttacattttcacgcaattatctgtactttttactccttacattttaaaaacagccttgttaatctatttcatttcagcctttaataaaaactatccagttaaattgctccatccggatagagtgaatttggttgtggttgtttcagatgttcttgtccagttttgttcttacatccgttccctcagattcctgcaactaaacttggatgtacattccaataaaggttaggataaatgataacatgcctctgaagtttgactttttgcaccattacaatacttataggcaactagtcatcatatctcctgctctctgaaacacacgttaatgctcaatagtacacatatatgattctttaatatatttgcattatactaagatgcattcattttcaatgtcttttgtccttaatggcttttttcccccttacattacttttacttttatactttaagtagttttgaaacaagtacttttatacttttacttgagtaaaaaacttgagttgatacttcaacttgtacaggagtatttttaaactctagtatctatacttctacctgagtaatgaatgtgaatacttttgacacctctggctgtTGATATCAGAGCGGCTCACTGACGTGACCTGTCGTTCCTATCTGTGCacatttgttatttttctttcttttgtttttcttttgattttatgtcactgttacatttttgttgtaatgtcCTAAATatacaaatctttaaaaataaagtttaaaacaaagaaaagacaacGATCTGCCCACTAAATGGATCAATGATGTTATATAATCGACTCCTGTATCGTCAACAGTCCCTCTGCTTTGCTTGCTTGATGTTAGACGTTAAACTAGAGTCAAAAGGACGAGAAAGGCTTTCAACAGAATCCTCTTGGGTCATCACTCACCTCGGCGGTGACGGTGGCGCTGGGCGCCAGTCCAGGACCGGGGCTGATGGACACTTTACGTGGTCCGGCtggacttttattttggaagttCAAGGAAATGGAGGCGTGTCCCGGAAGAAGTTCTGCCGCAAAAAGGAACGGGTCGTTATgttaaacaataaaatcaatgaCCGTCAATCACATTCCAGCGGACAGGACTGCAGATGGATCCGAGCATCTCCTGACAGAAGCCATGACCGTGCGCCAGCAGTGCATTATGGGGGGGATTCTGCTGAGGCCGTCTAATCATTCCTGCTGATCAGGTCTGTGGACAGAAGCCAGCCGCTGATTGGTATTGAGCAATGGCTTACGTTCTCTGGCGCCGCTCCGCTCCTGAAGGCGTATCCTGAGCTCTTTGGTTTCCGGGCCGAGCTCCCTTcaacacaaagaaaaacagccgggtcaaaattaaagaaaaacccTGCTGTACgaggatttctgctgctttaacAAATCACATGGCACAACGCAGCctattgattaaaccaaaactgctgagagcaaCAAAATCTAGCCTTGTGCAGACTGGTAGTCTGCtcaaaaaagattaacactgaccttaaagatgtttttgtctaatCGAATCGTAAGAAAGAATCATCCTTTATGCCTTAAAATCATTATACTTCCTTTGTTTCATAGTCCTTCGCATTCGAGACACCTGACATATGgtctgacccttttgcatgcaattgTTTTATTacatctactgaaatctggatcatctctaaagtcttattcttggtaacttagacactcagtttcagtccagttattcacctagttggaaaagAACGCGTTAAAAAGCATTAAATGGGTTTTTCCACGACAGTCAGAAATCCAGGTTCAGATCTAA encodes:
- the c2cd2l gene encoding phospholipid transfer protein C2CD2L isoform X3; its protein translation is MELQELGWLGLVALFLASLLIVLAWLLQYGLSVLRLWRSGKTAARDQHQHQTHQSHQTHQSHQAGGVWRFLLKLCSGKDGGAAPEAGVRGLLASLFSFKSFREHWQRTWVRALNEQACRHGSSLQITFDSSLQLTAASAVESVTCTEQSPSRMVVVCLEEVEGEGLLMSWTLSKQPSVCLTVSPCKLQRRGTEGEADLDMIRGMIEDTLFSAQPAMVLNLRMSASSPLSPADHLSVGPSPPSQSVLVRRLLVRQLGVTLSKGQWSRSGELCCVLSLDRPSAERKTCFLPAPSSPAAALEWREDIALELGPETKELRIRLQERSGAREQLLPGHASISLNFQNKSPAGPRKVSISPGPGLAPSATVTAELHFTETEEPRGPHNALPLRSSLTPSKKVDVDRTVMPDGTIVTTVTTVQSRLKLDRSPGDSPLRSPSKVELLEKTSAAPSDGRGSPNPSKSSRLSNGLDPVAETAIRQLTESASKAARKTPTKRSTLIISGVAKVPLAEDDCAISSGYAAAMDAAMHGNHCRAGHPQDPDETTPSDVSERPSVDDVDSDTGSAGALETRSLKDHKVSFLQSGTKLLFRRRHREKEPCLSQSHENISNMDSNFAAEAASSSRKKSGSFSRRLIKRFSFRSSGKSKAKAPASNGGSSSVDN
- the c2cd2l gene encoding phospholipid transfer protein C2CD2L isoform X1, with protein sequence MELQELGWLGLVALFLASLLIVLAWLLQYGLSVLRLWRSGKTAARDQHQHQTHQSHQTHQSHQAGGVWRFLLKLCSGKDGGAAPEAGVRGLLASLFSFKSFREHWQRTWVRALNEQACRHGSSLQITFDSSLQLTAASAVESVTCTEQSPSRMVLHCALWMDTVAFPVTVTQQSPAAVSMDTYQITTAPMVAEVVVCLEEVEGEGLLMSWTLSKQPSVCLTVSPCKLQRRGTEGEADLDMIRGMIEDTLFSAQPAMVLNLRMSASSPLSPADHLSVGPSPPSQSVLVRRLLVRQLGVTLSKGQWSRSGELCCVLSLDRPSAERKTCFLPAPSSPAAALEWREDIALELGPETKELRIRLQERSGAREQLLPGHASISLNFQNKSPAGPRKVSISPGPGLAPSATVTAELHFTETEEPRGPHNALPLRSSLTPSKKVDVDRTVMPDGTIVTTVTTVQSRLKLDRSPGDSPLRSPSKVELLEKTSAAPSDGRGSPNPSKSSRLSNGLDPVAETAIRQLTESASKAARKTPTKRSTLIISGVAKVPLAEDDCAISSGYAAAMDAAMHGNHCRAGHPQDPDETTPSDVSERPSVDDVDSDTGSAGALETRSLKDHKVSFLQSGTKLLFRRRHREKEPCLSQSHENISNMDSNFAAEAASSSRKKSGSFSRRLIKRFSFRSSGKSKAKAPASNGGSSSVDN